From Dehalococcoidia bacterium, a single genomic window includes:
- the hisG gene encoding ATP phosphoribosyltransferase, with protein sequence MTTSGREDRLRLAIPSDGELHEPTLRFLGACGVPVERSSARRYTAHLGGVPGVLVLFQRTTDIALKVEEGTADLGIVGLDRFLEVHREGGPAAVLLHDLGYGRCDLVVAVPDAWVDVTSTADLADLAWEFRERGRTLRIATKYPRLAQQFLIQRGVTYFTIVPSSGTLEVAPVVGFADLIVDISSSGTTLRENRLKPLSDGVILSSQACLIGNLVRLKEDPQRLALARVLLERMEAHLRAQEYYQVTANLQGESAEAVAAHVLRRREVAGVQGPTIAPVFSADGRGWYAVTVLVPKQSLLEAVEHLRRMGGNGITVVQSAYFFQETCQAYQRLLQALEAL encoded by the coding sequence GTGACTACTTCTGGCCGTGAAGACCGTTTGCGCCTTGCCATCCCCAGCGACGGCGAACTCCACGAGCCGACCCTCCGCTTCTTAGGGGCGTGTGGGGTTCCTGTGGAACGCTCCAGCGCCCGGCGCTACACCGCCCACCTGGGGGGCGTGCCGGGAGTGCTGGTGCTCTTCCAGCGCACCACCGACATCGCCCTGAAGGTGGAGGAGGGCACCGCCGACCTGGGCATCGTGGGTTTAGACCGCTTCTTAGAGGTCCACCGAGAGGGGGGGCCAGCCGCGGTGCTCCTCCACGATCTAGGGTACGGGCGATGCGACCTGGTGGTGGCCGTGCCCGACGCCTGGGTGGATGTAACCAGCACTGCAGACCTGGCCGACCTCGCCTGGGAGTTCCGGGAGCGGGGGCGCACCCTGCGCATCGCCACCAAATACCCCCGTTTGGCCCAGCAATTCCTCATCCAGCGGGGCGTTACCTATTTCACCATCGTTCCCTCCAGCGGCACCTTGGAGGTAGCACCCGTGGTGGGCTTCGCCGACCTCATTGTGGATATCTCCTCCAGTGGCACCACTTTGCGGGAGAACCGCCTCAAACCCCTTTCTGACGGGGTCATCCTCTCGTCCCAGGCGTGCCTCATCGGCAACCTCGTGCGCCTAAAGGAAGATCCCCAGCGCCTGGCCCTGGCCCGCGTGCTCTTGGAGCGGATGGAGGCCCACCTGCGCGCCCAGGAGTACTACCAGGTTACCGCCAACCTCCAGGGGGAGTCGGCCGAGGCAGTGGCAGCCCATGTCCTGCGCCGACGGGAGGTGGCCGGAGTGCAAGGCCCCACCATCGCCCCCGTCTTCAGTGCCGACGGGCGGGGCTGGTATGCTGTAACTGTCCTGGTGCCCAAACAGAGCCTGCTGGAAGCGGTGGAGCACCTGCGTCGCATGGGGGGCAACGGCATCACCGTCGTCCAGTCGGCCTACTTCTTCCAGGAGACCTGTCAGGCCTATCAACGCCTCCTGCAGGCGTTGGAGGCCCTGTAG
- a CDS encoding histidine--tRNA ligase family protein: MRDWDEEACMQRHTAVEALQQVLRSYGYAWIDTPFLERTDLFLRKSGAELITRLYSFTEPGGQVVALRPEFTTAVMRRFLEVRSGLPLPVRWHYVGPVFRFDPSPHALRQFTQVGAEMIGASGSRADAELLALTQECILALKGTGFVLTVGHRGCLDRLLAPFGLSSRAQALLLRGIPLLRSGEHGPQRLLEQAHSLALFRGAGPPADLEALVSTLNGGVDSPSPGDKEAVSPLFGGRTREEILARLARKLHALDEPPRFQKAVHFLTDLARLRGEPHQVLAEAYALARHWNLDPAPLVEVEALLDTLTLHRSPGMPLLLDLALVRDIAYYTGMVFEVVHTPTGQVVAGGGRYDGLVSALGLGEDVPALGFALSLERLMEVSPSVAPRRSPRRVLVAPADADAYPDALRIAEALRFGGDAVAVAFAPLSPAERQGWAQQGHAIVVVHKGGSCDYFWP; this comes from the coding sequence ATGCGGGATTGGGACGAAGAGGCCTGTATGCAGCGGCACACCGCGGTGGAGGCCCTGCAGCAGGTCCTCCGCTCCTATGGGTATGCCTGGATCGATACCCCCTTCCTGGAGCGCACCGACCTGTTCCTACGCAAGTCGGGGGCGGAACTCATCACCCGCCTTTACTCCTTCACCGAGCCGGGGGGACAGGTGGTGGCCCTGCGCCCCGAGTTCACCACCGCCGTCATGCGCCGTTTCCTAGAGGTGCGCTCGGGCCTGCCCCTCCCCGTGCGCTGGCATTATGTTGGGCCCGTGTTCCGTTTCGATCCCTCCCCGCACGCTTTGCGCCAGTTCACCCAAGTGGGAGCGGAGATGATCGGGGCCTCCGGCTCCCGTGCGGATGCGGAACTACTGGCTCTGACCCAGGAGTGCATCCTCGCCCTGAAGGGGACGGGGTTTGTCCTGACGGTGGGGCATCGGGGGTGTCTGGATCGCCTGCTGGCCCCCTTTGGCCTCTCCAGCCGTGCCCAAGCCCTTTTGCTCAGGGGTATACCCCTTCTCCGCAGTGGGGAGCACGGCCCTCAACGCCTGCTGGAACAGGCCCACAGCCTGGCCCTCTTCCGCGGTGCCGGTCCCCCAGCCGACCTGGAAGCCCTCGTCTCCACCCTTAATGGGGGTGTGGACTCCCCCTCCCCAGGCGACAAGGAGGCGGTGTCCCCTCTATTTGGGGGACGCACCCGCGAGGAAATTCTGGCTCGCCTGGCCCGCAAACTCCACGCTTTGGACGAGCCTCCCCGTTTCCAGAAGGCAGTGCACTTCCTCACAGACCTGGCGCGCCTACGGGGCGAGCCTCACCAGGTGCTTGCGGAGGCCTATGCCCTGGCGCGCCACTGGAATCTGGACCCCGCCCCCCTAGTAGAGGTGGAGGCCCTCCTGGACACCCTGACCCTGCATCGCTCGCCGGGCATGCCCTTGCTGCTAGACTTGGCTCTGGTGCGGGACATCGCCTATTACACGGGTATGGTCTTTGAGGTGGTGCACACCCCCACGGGGCAGGTGGTGGCCGGGGGTGGCCGTTACGACGGCCTGGTGAGTGCTCTGGGACTGGGAGAGGATGTGCCCGCCCTGGGCTTCGCTCTGAGCTTGGAGCGGCTGATGGAGGTGTCGCCCTCTGTGGCGCCCCGGCGCAGTCCCCGGCGGGTGCTCGTTGCCCCTGCCGACGCCGACGCCTATCCCGACGCCCTGCGTATCGCTGAGGCTCTCCGGTTCGGGGGGGATGCCGTAGCGGTGGCTTTTGCCCCCCTCTCCCCCGCCGAGCGTCAGGGATGGGCACAACAGGGGCATGCCATTGTGGTGGTGCACAAAGGTGGCTCTTGTGACTACTTCTGGCCGTGA
- a CDS encoding enoyl-CoA hydratase-related protein produces the protein MPDYGRYQFLKVEKQDGVAIVTLNRPDRLNAIHPPMHLEVEDIWVDLDRDPEVRAIVLTGAGRAFCAGGDIQGMRERGFDPVRGISPTRGGRHLIRNMLEVEAPIVAAVNGDAVGLGATLALFCDVIFAARNARIGDPHVRVGLVAGDGGAVIWPLLCGVARAKQYLLTGDLLTADEAERIGLINKVVPEGQALEEALKFATRLAKGPTKAIKWTKYSVNKIVKEYMNLVLDTSLSLEGITFLTDDHREAVSAFLEKRQPTFRGQ, from the coding sequence ATGCCCGACTACGGTCGCTACCAGTTTCTGAAGGTGGAGAAGCAGGACGGCGTCGCCATCGTGACGCTCAATCGCCCCGACCGCCTGAACGCCATCCACCCGCCTATGCACCTGGAGGTGGAGGATATCTGGGTGGACCTGGACCGGGATCCGGAGGTGCGAGCGATCGTGCTGACAGGGGCCGGGAGGGCCTTCTGCGCCGGGGGCGACATCCAGGGCATGCGGGAGCGGGGGTTTGACCCGGTGCGGGGCATCTCGCCCACCCGCGGAGGACGCCACCTCATCCGCAACATGCTGGAGGTGGAAGCCCCCATTGTGGCCGCCGTCAACGGCGACGCCGTAGGCCTGGGGGCGACTTTGGCCCTGTTCTGCGATGTCATCTTCGCCGCCCGCAACGCGCGCATCGGCGACCCCCATGTGCGGGTGGGCCTGGTGGCGGGAGACGGGGGAGCAGTGATTTGGCCCCTGCTGTGCGGTGTGGCACGGGCCAAGCAGTACCTACTGACCGGCGACCTTCTAACGGCCGACGAGGCCGAGCGCATCGGCCTCATCAACAAGGTGGTGCCCGAAGGCCAGGCCCTGGAGGAGGCCCTCAAGTTCGCCACCCGTTTGGCCAAAGGGCCGACCAAGGCCATCAAGTGGACCAAATACTCCGTGAACAAGATTGTAAAGGAGTATATGAACCTGGTGCTGGACACCTCCCTCTCCCTGGAGGGCATCACCTTCCTTACCGACGACCATCGGGAGGCGGTTTCCGCCTTCCTGGAGAAGCGCCAACCCACCTTCCGGGGCCAGTAG
- a CDS encoding amidase codes for MRSRTDSPDLHWLSAREAARLIRRKRLSPVELTRACLERSDALNSTLNAYIALYPEAALQEARRLESEAQRGAWRGPLHGVPIALKDIFHTAGLPTTVGSRILCTHTPQEDALVVRRLKEAGAILLGKLNLHEFAYGITTTNPHYGATRNPWDTSRIPGGSSGGSGAALAAGMCPLSLGTDTGGSIRIPAALCGIVGLKPTYGRVSRRGVFPLAWSLDHVGPMARTVEDLALLLSVIAGYDPVDPASASHPVPNYLDGLTRGVEGLVLGVLGGDTFGLMDTDVETAFATALHTLEGLGARIEEVTWEGAEALPGAHLTILMAEASAIHQRWVRERPLDYGEDVRLRLVAGMALPGTLYLKAHQVRRTAIQTVLSLLQKVDALLLPTCPVPAPPIGAERVTIAGRSVDVRTALTRFVSPFNLTGLPALSVPCALSHEGLPIGLQIVGRPFEEATILRVGYALEQILPDRTRRPPL; via the coding sequence GTGCGTTCACGAACCGATTCCCCAGATCTCCATTGGCTTTCCGCACGGGAGGCAGCCCGCCTCATTCGGCGCAAGCGTCTCTCCCCCGTGGAACTGACCCGAGCCTGCCTGGAGCGGAGTGACGCCCTCAACTCCACCCTGAACGCCTACATCGCCCTGTATCCGGAGGCGGCACTCCAAGAGGCCCGCCGCCTGGAGTCCGAGGCGCAACGGGGTGCGTGGCGCGGCCCCCTGCACGGTGTGCCCATCGCCCTGAAGGACATCTTCCATACGGCCGGCCTGCCCACCACTGTGGGAAGCCGTATCCTGTGCACCCACACCCCCCAAGAGGATGCGCTTGTGGTGCGCCGTCTCAAGGAGGCGGGGGCTATCCTGCTCGGGAAACTCAACCTCCACGAGTTTGCTTATGGCATCACCACCACCAACCCCCACTATGGGGCCACCCGCAACCCCTGGGACACCTCCCGCATCCCGGGCGGATCCTCGGGGGGCTCGGGGGCGGCCCTAGCGGCGGGAATGTGCCCCCTCTCCCTGGGGACGGATACGGGAGGCTCCATCCGTATCCCCGCAGCCCTGTGTGGTATCGTAGGCCTCAAGCCCACCTACGGGCGGGTGAGCCGTCGGGGGGTGTTCCCCCTGGCCTGGTCGTTAGATCATGTAGGGCCCATGGCCCGCACCGTCGAAGACCTTGCCCTGCTCCTATCCGTCATCGCCGGGTATGACCCCGTGGACCCCGCCTCTGCATCCCACCCTGTCCCCAACTACCTGGATGGGCTGACAAGAGGCGTGGAGGGCCTGGTGCTGGGGGTACTGGGCGGGGACACCTTCGGCCTAATGGACACCGATGTGGAGACGGCCTTCGCCACCGCTCTGCACACCTTGGAGGGTCTGGGGGCACGGATAGAGGAGGTAACCTGGGAGGGAGCAGAGGCGCTACCCGGCGCGCACCTGACCATTCTTATGGCCGAAGCGTCAGCTATTCACCAACGCTGGGTACGGGAGCGCCCCCTCGACTACGGCGAGGATGTGCGCCTGCGCCTGGTGGCGGGCATGGCCCTCCCCGGCACCCTCTACCTGAAGGCCCACCAGGTGCGGCGCACAGCTATCCAGACCGTCTTATCCCTCCTGCAAAAAGTGGATGCCCTTCTGCTCCCCACATGCCCGGTGCCCGCCCCGCCCATTGGGGCGGAGCGGGTGACTATTGCGGGGCGCTCGGTGGATGTGCGCACCGCCCTTACCCGTTTTGTCAGCCCCTTCAACCTCACCGGTTTGCCAGCCCTCTCGGTGCCCTGTGCCCTGAGCCACGAGGGCCTCCCCATCGGCCTCCAGATCGTCGGCCGCCCCTTTGAGGAGGCCACTATCCTACGGGTGGGCTATGCCCTGGAGCAGATCCTCCCCGACCGCACCCGTAGACCCCCCCTCTAA
- a CDS encoding methyltransferase domain-containing protein, with amino-acid sequence MGLCEAVYDWGLIPLERLGLATLRRRLLTGIPHQTALEVGVGTGLGLQAYAPGQAVVGLDPQRPALERARHRALRRHHPLLLVQGDAQALPFGNATFGLVVFQLVLCTIPEPLRALGEVYRVLRPGGSLVALEHVRSPRQPLAWVQHVITPLWKHLAGGCHLNRDTVALVKRAGFALDRLERYLGGVLVILRATKTL; translated from the coding sequence GTGGGGCTCTGTGAGGCTGTGTACGACTGGGGCCTTATCCCCCTGGAGCGCCTGGGCCTGGCCACGTTGCGACGCCGTCTGCTCACAGGCATCCCTCACCAGACGGCCCTGGAGGTGGGCGTGGGGACTGGCTTGGGCTTACAAGCCTACGCCCCTGGGCAGGCGGTGGTGGGCCTAGACCCCCAACGCCCCGCTTTAGAGCGGGCCCGGCACAGAGCTCTGCGAAGGCACCACCCCCTCCTCCTTGTGCAAGGGGACGCCCAGGCACTCCCCTTTGGCAATGCCACCTTCGGACTGGTGGTATTTCAACTGGTTCTGTGCACCATCCCTGAGCCCCTGCGGGCCCTGGGGGAGGTGTATCGGGTGCTCCGTCCTGGGGGAAGCTTGGTCGCTTTGGAGCACGTGCGCTCCCCCCGACAGCCACTGGCATGGGTGCAGCATGTCATAACCCCCTTATGGAAGCACCTGGCTGGGGGGTGCCATCTCAACAGGGATACGGTGGCCCTGGTTAAGCGAGCAGGCTTCGCCCTTGATCGACTCGAGCGCTACCTGGGGGGCGTGCTGGTAATCCTGCGCGCGACCAAGACGTTGTAG